A single Ignavibacteriales bacterium DNA region contains:
- a CDS encoding YigZ family protein — translation MSEYLQNPLQPQQFRTADRFAELALKEKGSEFIARVFPLFGGESYPTHLTALRKKYYDATHHCFAVKTLKEGVKYSDDGEPGGTAGVRILQAIDHFDLTEVLVVVTRYYGGTKLGVGPLGKAYYQSALDALSTIGTKEYHLYAKMRITFPHEFISNFYRISGRYSVRKEDEIYLEEVEQIFWIRSDQTDSLRTELTESFSGRVKFKDMEEFGYY, via the coding sequence ATGTCTGAGTATTTACAAAATCCGTTACAACCTCAACAATTTCGCACCGCTGATCGTTTCGCTGAGCTGGCGCTGAAAGAAAAGGGGTCAGAATTCATCGCAAGGGTGTTTCCCCTCTTCGGCGGGGAAAGTTATCCGACTCATCTTACCGCTCTGCGGAAGAAGTATTATGATGCCACCCACCACTGTTTTGCGGTAAAAACCCTTAAAGAGGGGGTGAAATATTCGGATGACGGTGAACCAGGCGGTACAGCAGGTGTCCGGATTCTTCAGGCGATTGATCATTTTGACCTTACTGAAGTACTGGTTGTGGTAACCCGGTATTACGGAGGCACGAAACTTGGAGTCGGTCCGCTCGGTAAAGCATATTACCAGTCCGCACTTGATGCCCTTTCCACCATCGGCACCAAGGAGTATCATTTATATGCGAAAATGAGGATCACTTTTCCGCATGAGTTCATCAGTAACTTTTACCGGATTTCGGGCAGATATTCCGTCCGGAAAGAAGATGAGATATATCTTGAAGAAGTAGAACAGATTTTTTGGATAAGATCTGACCAGACAGATTCTTTAAGAACTGAGCTAACAGAAAGTTTTTCCGGACGGGTAAAGTTCAAAGATATGGAAGAGTTTGGGTATTATTAA
- a CDS encoding TolC family protein, with translation MLKITALLLMLAAALPAQEGKIITLTWDAVVNQSRQENLSLRIKKLQYEQQEYKLWDAYALFLPTVRYQAAGVSNLELPTIVFMGQQFTMGTKYTFQHSLDFTLPLFTGGSRYINLQLQKTLRKSMLEELKGKEEEVVLQALQAYFGVMLSEGIYNASAEAVITAEENLRQVQMFYDEGSATELDLQRAKAMYYSVLPQRESAASGKVLALQNLKMLLDIPAEDSVIVPDSLTVRDFMQAFDETGLPEFRKLSLSSRAEVLMMQEQVHASREAENLVISSALPVIALSGNLAHQAFSDDSRIGPDDYSRSKALTLSISWPLFEGGRRFINYQNARLQTEQVELLQKQTEYMITLETEQNYYKWQEAKTSLTSNEESMKQAKESLRLSHLLYAEGMSTQLDVLNAQLFYQNSRVQYLQGLYQYTVSQLNLLRSAGKLFTVWNNNER, from the coding sequence ATGCTAAAAATAACCGCCCTTCTGCTCATGCTGGCTGCCGCACTTCCGGCACAGGAGGGAAAAATAATCACGCTCACCTGGGATGCGGTGGTGAACCAGTCCCGGCAGGAAAATCTTTCACTAAGAATTAAAAAACTGCAGTATGAACAGCAGGAATATAAACTGTGGGATGCTTACGCCCTGTTTCTCCCCACGGTGAGGTATCAGGCCGCAGGTGTTTCAAATCTTGAACTGCCGACAATCGTCTTTATGGGGCAGCAGTTTACCATGGGAACCAAATATACCTTCCAGCACTCGCTTGATTTCACTCTTCCGCTTTTTACCGGCGGCTCACGGTATATAAATCTGCAGCTGCAAAAAACCCTCAGAAAATCCATGCTCGAAGAACTTAAGGGAAAAGAAGAGGAAGTTGTTCTTCAGGCTCTTCAGGCCTACTTCGGGGTAATGCTTTCGGAGGGGATATACAACGCTTCGGCTGAAGCGGTAATTACCGCGGAAGAAAATCTCAGGCAGGTTCAGATGTTTTATGATGAGGGATCAGCAACAGAGCTGGATCTGCAGAGGGCAAAAGCAATGTATTATTCGGTGCTGCCTCAGAGAGAAAGTGCTGCATCAGGGAAAGTGCTCGCCTTGCAAAATCTGAAGATGCTGCTTGATATTCCGGCTGAAGACTCTGTTATCGTACCGGACAGTCTTACTGTCAGAGATTTTATGCAGGCATTTGACGAGACGGGTCTGCCGGAGTTCAGAAAACTTTCTCTCAGCAGCCGGGCTGAGGTTTTAATGATGCAGGAACAGGTACACGCATCGCGGGAGGCTGAAAACCTTGTTATCTCATCTGCACTTCCCGTAATTGCATTATCGGGGAATCTTGCACATCAGGCATTTTCTGATGACAGCAGGATAGGTCCGGATGATTACTCCCGTTCAAAAGCGCTTACCCTTTCAATATCATGGCCTCTGTTTGAAGGGGGGCGAAGATTCATCAATTATCAGAACGCACGGCTGCAGACCGAACAGGTAGAACTTCTTCAAAAGCAGACGGAATATATGATTACCCTGGAGACTGAACAGAATTACTATAAATGGCAGGAAGCCAAAACCAGTCTCACAAGCAATGAAGAAAGCATGAAACAGGCAAAAGAAAGCCTGCGTCTTTCACACCTGCTCTACGCTGAAGGGATGAGCACACAGCTAGATGTTCTGAACGCGCAGCTTTTTTATCAGAACAGCAGGGTGCAGTATTTACAGGGGTTGTATCAGTACACTGTAAGCCAGCTTAATCTGCTCCGCTCCGCAGGAAAACTATTTACTGTATGGAATAACAATGAACGCTAA
- the uvrA gene encoding excinuclease ABC subunit UvrA: MEQEKIIIKGARQHNLKNIDVEIPRNTLTVITGLSGSGKSSLAFDTIYAEGQRRYLESLSPYARQFLDMLEKPDVDQIEGLSPAISIEQKVTGGNPRSTVGTVTEIYDYLRLLYARVGTATCYNCGKPVKKQSAAQILESIQDTMNGSKVAILAPVIRGRKGHYRELFEEIMSDGFTKVRVDGEFHEIHKGFQVDRYKVHNIEIVVDRIKVGKESTTRLTESVEVALSQGNGVMMLNDGNEDRVFSRFLACMECGINYQELAPNSFSFNSPYGACPECDGLGEKKEFDLELIIPDYAKSIEEEGIAPLGKPRPVWIYSQLQAVADVFGFDFKTPLKKMRKDQLEVILHGTKEKIAFKYKFGSGRAVTYNHKFNGVIGYLQNHFNSTSSNNIREWVESFMNTVPCRECKGGRLKKESLSVKFNKLNIGEVSSLSITRCREFFSKIKLYGNDNIIAAPILKEINTRLDFLLNVGLDYLTLDRSARTLSGGESQRIRLATQIGTQLSGVLYILDEPSIGLHQSDNIKLINSLKRLRDLDNTVIVVEHDKETIENADYLVDLGPAAGEHGGEICAQGTVPQLMKIKQNRSITLDYMKNQRRIELKSHQRKGSGKFLTLKGARGNNLKNIELNIPLGTLTLITGLSGSGKSSLINETLVKILMREHYDSKTVPLPYKKVEGLENIDKVIEIDQSPIGRTPRSNPATYTGLFTHIRDLFAQLPESKMRGYATGRFSFNVSGGRCEACGGDGLKKIEMNFLPDVYVTCDVCAGKRYNRETLDVLYKLKSISDVLEMTVEEALHFFEDLPRIKRKIQAIADVGLGYIRLGQQATTLSGGEAQRVKLATELSKVSTGKTIYFLDEPTTGLHFEDVRVLLEVLNKLVEKGNTVVIVEHNLDVIKTADWIIDMGPGGGEAGGEIIAEGTPAQIAKNKKSITGKYLVKELVISS, translated from the coding sequence TTGGAACAGGAAAAAATTATAATTAAGGGGGCGCGTCAGCACAACCTGAAAAACATTGACGTGGAAATACCCCGTAACACTCTGACGGTTATCACCGGGCTTTCAGGGTCAGGCAAGTCATCGCTGGCCTTTGACACCATTTATGCCGAGGGACAGAGGCGCTATCTTGAATCACTCTCCCCTTATGCCCGGCAGTTTCTTGACATGCTTGAAAAACCCGATGTTGACCAGATTGAGGGACTAAGTCCAGCTATCTCAATCGAGCAAAAGGTGACCGGCGGAAACCCCCGCTCAACCGTAGGAACCGTCACAGAAATTTATGATTACCTCCGTCTGCTTTATGCCCGCGTGGGAACAGCCACTTGCTACAACTGCGGCAAACCGGTAAAAAAGCAGTCTGCTGCACAGATTCTCGAAAGCATACAGGATACCATGAACGGAAGCAAAGTTGCCATTCTTGCTCCGGTTATCCGAGGAAGAAAAGGACATTACCGTGAATTGTTTGAAGAGATAATGAGCGATGGCTTTACCAAAGTCCGGGTTGACGGTGAGTTCCATGAGATACACAAGGGATTTCAGGTTGACCGATATAAAGTGCACAACATTGAAATAGTGGTTGACCGCATTAAAGTGGGTAAAGAAAGTACGACCCGTCTGACTGAATCAGTTGAGGTTGCGCTCAGTCAGGGGAACGGCGTGATGATGCTTAATGACGGAAATGAAGACCGGGTGTTCAGCAGATTTCTTGCCTGCATGGAGTGCGGCATAAACTATCAGGAACTTGCTCCTAATTCATTTTCATTCAACTCTCCTTACGGTGCATGTCCGGAGTGTGACGGATTAGGTGAAAAGAAAGAGTTTGACCTAGAGCTTATCATCCCAGATTACGCAAAATCAATTGAAGAAGAAGGTATTGCTCCTTTAGGGAAGCCAAGACCAGTCTGGATATATTCGCAGCTTCAGGCGGTGGCGGATGTTTTTGGATTCGACTTTAAAACACCTCTCAAAAAGATGAGGAAAGATCAGCTTGAAGTAATTCTTCATGGCACAAAAGAAAAAATTGCATTTAAATATAAATTCGGGAGCGGCAGAGCGGTAACGTATAATCACAAGTTTAACGGCGTTATCGGTTATCTGCAGAATCATTTTAATTCAACCTCATCAAATAACATCCGCGAGTGGGTTGAGTCGTTTATGAATACCGTGCCGTGCAGGGAGTGCAAGGGCGGGCGGCTCAAGAAAGAATCTCTTTCAGTAAAGTTCAACAAACTGAATATTGGTGAGGTCTCATCACTCTCAATAACCAGATGCAGAGAATTTTTCAGCAAAATAAAACTGTACGGCAATGACAATATTATCGCCGCACCGATTCTCAAAGAAATTAATACACGGCTGGACTTTTTACTCAATGTCGGCCTTGACTATCTCACCTTGGACCGGAGTGCTCGGACGCTTTCCGGCGGGGAGTCGCAGAGGATACGGCTTGCAACACAGATTGGCACGCAGCTTTCAGGTGTGTTATATATACTTGATGAGCCGAGCATTGGTCTGCATCAGAGCGATAATATCAAACTGATAAACTCACTCAAGCGGCTGCGCGATCTGGATAACACGGTTATCGTGGTTGAACATGATAAAGAGACGATTGAGAATGCAGATTACCTGGTAGATTTGGGTCCCGCCGCAGGTGAGCATGGCGGTGAGATTTGCGCTCAGGGGACAGTACCGCAGCTGATGAAAATAAAACAAAACCGATCAATAACGCTTGATTACATGAAAAATCAGCGGCGCATTGAGCTAAAGAGCCATCAGCGGAAAGGGAGCGGAAAATTCCTTACCCTTAAAGGTGCAAGGGGAAATAATTTAAAAAATATTGAACTGAATATCCCGCTTGGCACGTTAACGTTAATCACCGGACTGAGCGGTTCAGGTAAGTCATCACTCATCAATGAGACGCTCGTTAAGATTCTGATGCGGGAGCATTATGATTCCAAGACGGTGCCGCTTCCTTATAAAAAAGTGGAAGGTCTTGAAAACATAGATAAAGTGATTGAAATTGACCAGTCACCAATTGGCAGGACTCCTCGTTCGAATCCTGCAACTTATACGGGATTATTTACACATATACGCGACCTATTTGCTCAGCTTCCTGAATCAAAAATGCGCGGATATGCTACCGGACGCTTTAGCTTTAACGTTTCCGGCGGAAGATGCGAGGCATGCGGCGGTGACGGACTTAAAAAAATTGAGATGAATTTTCTTCCCGATGTATATGTCACCTGCGACGTCTGTGCCGGCAAGCGATATAACAGGGAAACACTCGATGTTCTCTATAAACTTAAGTCAATATCCGATGTTTTGGAAATGACTGTTGAAGAAGCACTCCACTTTTTTGAAGACCTGCCGCGCATAAAAAGGAAGATTCAGGCAATAGCTGACGTCGGGCTCGGATATATACGGCTTGGTCAGCAGGCAACCACCCTTTCCGGAGGAGAGGCACAGCGGGTTAAACTGGCTACCGAACTGAGCAAAGTAAGTACAGGTAAGACGATTTATTTTCTTGATGAGCCGACAACGGGGCTGCATTTTGAAGATGTGCGTGTTCTGCTTGAAGTGTTAAACAAATTAGTGGAAAAGGGAAACACGGTTGTAATTGTAGAACATAATCTTGACGTGATTAAAACAGCGGACTGGATTATTGATATGGGGCCCGGCGGCGGTGAAGCCGGCGGAGAGATTATTGCAGAGGGAACTCCCGCACAGATTGCAAAGAATAAAAAGAGCATAACGGGAAAATACCTGGTAAAAGAATTAGTAATTAGCAGTTAG
- a CDS encoding TetR/AcrR family transcriptional regulator, whose amino-acid sequence MENLDTRQKILQAAVDLISEKGYHDVSVREICARAGVTKPVLYYYFKDKEDVLAELIQEGNRRFHHLIDKHILPDSPFIKQLEGLFEVYIRYTEENFSHIAIAINVELSPLPERIKTLSREKTIEVTERILPVFQQGVKEGVFSPSDDLKMLAVSFTSPLSVFILQSVLHHDPIARMKEDLTGYFQFWKKRFLREKV is encoded by the coding sequence ATGGAAAATTTAGATACGAGGCAAAAAATCCTCCAGGCAGCCGTGGATCTCATCTCTGAAAAGGGATACCACGATGTTTCTGTACGGGAAATTTGTGCCAGAGCCGGAGTCACCAAGCCGGTGCTCTACTACTATTTCAAGGATAAGGAAGATGTTCTTGCGGAACTCATACAGGAGGGAAACAGACGCTTTCATCATCTGATTGACAAACACATCCTTCCTGATTCCCCGTTTATAAAGCAACTTGAAGGATTGTTTGAGGTATATATACGCTATACCGAGGAAAATTTCTCTCATATAGCCATTGCCATTAATGTTGAACTTTCTCCCCTGCCGGAGCGGATTAAAACCCTCAGCCGTGAAAAAACCATAGAAGTTACTGAGCGTATTTTACCTGTGTTCCAGCAGGGAGTAAAAGAAGGGGTATTCAGTCCGTCCGATGATCTTAAAATGCTTGCCGTCAGCTTTACATCTCCGCTGAGTGTGTTTATCCTTCAGAGTGTCCTGCATCATGATCCAATAGCGCGGATGAAGGAAGACCTCACCGGATATTTTCAATTCTGGAAAAAACGCTTTCTCCGGGAGAAAGTGTAA
- a CDS encoding efflux RND transporter periplasmic adaptor subunit: MNAKKLSLCILTALSLVLPAGCGGEEKEEKEISVPVKIYTVRPEDLSQYIKLTGMVTAAKDQMVFSKTSERIEELLVKPGDRIAEGQIIARQYSALFKQTADAAKAGADNARAQYILAEANFKRMERLCSQKAISPQQFEQADMQFKAAKAGLDAAEAQYLSAKEQLENCSVKAPFGGIVAAVYVELNQMLPAGQPVAQIIDPRMMKAKIRVSAKDIQSVKKGYEADIVVPVLAGKTYKGRVVNLDQAIDPVTKTFEAEIVITNPDADLKSGLYAEFLIISRTIKDAVIVPENSLLSQTAVTINKEKGTQQNSRRYFLFTVEQGRAKIKEVTVGLTSAGRAEITKGLSVNEQVIVVGNNIVQDGQSVSVVE, from the coding sequence ATGAACGCTAAAAAATTATCACTATGTATTTTAACAGCCCTTTCGCTTGTTCTTCCCGCCGGATGCGGAGGAGAAGAAAAAGAAGAAAAAGAAATTTCCGTTCCGGTTAAGATTTATACCGTCCGCCCGGAGGATCTTTCCCAATATATAAAACTCACCGGAATGGTAACCGCAGCCAAAGACCAGATGGTGTTCAGCAAAACATCCGAACGGATTGAAGAACTGCTGGTAAAACCGGGAGACCGCATCGCTGAAGGGCAGATTATCGCAAGGCAGTACAGTGCACTATTTAAGCAGACAGCGGATGCCGCGAAAGCCGGAGCGGATAATGCAAGAGCACAATATATACTGGCTGAAGCCAACTTTAAAAGAATGGAGCGGCTCTGCTCGCAAAAGGCGATTAGTCCTCAGCAGTTTGAGCAGGCCGATATGCAGTTTAAGGCTGCAAAGGCGGGTCTTGATGCTGCTGAAGCGCAGTATCTTTCAGCAAAGGAGCAGCTTGAGAACTGCTCAGTTAAAGCACCGTTTGGCGGCATTGTTGCTGCTGTATATGTAGAGCTTAATCAGATGCTCCCAGCCGGTCAGCCGGTTGCCCAAATTATTGATCCGCGCATGATGAAGGCAAAAATACGTGTTTCGGCAAAGGATATCCAATCAGTGAAAAAAGGGTATGAGGCTGATATTGTGGTTCCTGTACTTGCGGGAAAAACTTACAAAGGGAGAGTGGTTAACCTCGATCAGGCAATAGACCCTGTGACCAAGACCTTTGAAGCTGAAATTGTGATTACCAATCCCGATGCAGATTTAAAATCAGGTCTTTATGCAGAGTTCCTCATCATCTCCCGTACAATCAAGGACGCAGTGATTGTTCCGGAAAACTCGTTACTGAGCCAGACGGCTGTAACGATTAATAAGGAAAAAGGCACCCAGCAAAACAGCCGCCGCTATTTCCTTTTTACCGTTGAGCAGGGGCGTGCAAAAATAAAAGAAGTTACAGTAGGGTTAACAAGTGCAGGCAGAGCAGAAATAACAAAAGGACTCTCGGTAAATGAACAGGTGATAGTTGTCGGCAATAATATTGTGCAGGATGGCCAGTCAGTTTCAGTGGTAGAGTAA
- the pta gene encoding phosphate acetyltransferase, which translates to MKLLTEIREKASKVKKTVVLPESHDERVLRAAEILTKNGTVQVIILGNENKIRDDASAKGINLQGVRIIDHEKSDKLTDFANIFYNKRKAKGVTFEQAKETMKRDLFFGAMMVSEGMADASVAGSFASTGDVLRAAIQCVGMAPGISIVSSFFLMVYPEITYSFADCAVVPNPDAEQLADIAISTARNHQILTGEEPFVAMLSFSTKGSAEHELIDKVRKATDIVKQKAPEIKVDGELQFDAAIVGSIGKKKAPGSEVAGHANVLVFPDLQAGNIGYKIAQRLGKAEAVGPVVQGLKKPCFDLSRGCSVEDIVNTSAIAAMMAK; encoded by the coding sequence CTGAAATTATTAACCGAAATACGAGAAAAAGCTTCAAAAGTAAAAAAAACTGTCGTGCTCCCCGAGTCCCACGATGAACGGGTGCTCAGAGCCGCTGAGATCCTGACAAAAAACGGAACCGTGCAGGTTATCATTCTTGGAAATGAGAATAAAATCAGGGATGATGCCTCAGCAAAAGGAATAAACCTTCAGGGGGTAAGAATCATAGATCATGAAAAGTCCGACAAGCTGACCGATTTTGCCAACATCTTCTATAATAAAAGAAAAGCAAAAGGGGTTACCTTTGAGCAGGCAAAAGAGACAATGAAGAGGGATCTTTTCTTTGGGGCAATGATGGTCTCCGAAGGAATGGCTGATGCCTCCGTAGCCGGATCATTCGCCTCAACCGGTGATGTGCTTCGCGCAGCTATTCAGTGCGTGGGAATGGCTCCCGGCATTTCGATTGTCTCCAGCTTTTTCCTTATGGTCTATCCTGAGATTACCTACAGTTTTGCAGACTGCGCGGTTGTCCCCAATCCGGATGCAGAGCAGCTTGCCGATATTGCCATTTCCACTGCACGCAATCATCAGATACTTACCGGTGAAGAACCGTTTGTTGCCATGCTCTCATTCAGCACCAAAGGCAGCGCCGAGCATGAACTGATTGATAAAGTCCGTAAAGCAACAGATATTGTTAAACAAAAAGCGCCGGAAATTAAAGTTGACGGTGAGCTGCAGTTTGATGCTGCAATTGTTGGATCAATCGGAAAGAAAAAAGCCCCGGGCAGTGAAGTTGCAGGCCACGCAAATGTGCTTGTGTTCCCTGATCTTCAGGCAGGAAACATCGGATATAAAATTGCCCAGCGTCTTGGAAAAGCTGAAGCGGTAGGGCCGGTTGTGCAGGGCCTTAAAAAACCCTGCTTCGATCTCAGCCGCGGATGCAGCGTTGAAGATATCGTAAACACCTCAGCCATTGCTGCAATGATGGCAAAGTAA